The DNA sequence GTACCGATCAATGCAAAGAAACCAGACAGGAAGGCGCTGCGATCAGGGCCATAACCTTCCGAAATCAAATGACTGAATTCGTTGATTTCCATGCCGATAAAGGCGGCACCGAAGAAAAAGGTAACAGCCAGCCATTTCATGACACTGCTTTGTTCACCTCTGTTCATCGCCAGCATCGCCATGCCATAGGTGAAACTACTGATCAACAGACAGAAGGTTTCCGTCAGTACATACGGCAGTTCAAAAATATCTTTCCCTGTCGGCCCTCCGGCAAAACTGCCTGAAAGTACGGCATACGTTGCGAATAGCGTCGCAAACAGAATGCAGTCACTCATCAGGTAAATCCAGAAACCAAATACTGAGTTGGAACCGGAGTCATGATGCTCATGCTCACCGGCGTGCACAGACTGATGGTGTAAAGTTTCAACCGACATGCTTCACCTCTGCCTGATTCATTTTTGCAAAATGTTCATCTTCTGTTTTTTTCACTACATCGGCCGGAACGTAATAGTCGACATCCTTGTTAAACGAATACGTAATCCAGGTCGCAATCACACCGACAAAACCAACAATCGCCAGCCACCAGATATACCAAATCAGCGCGAAACCCATAATCAGACTAAACAGACTGATGATGACACCGGCACCGGTATTCTTCGGCATATGGATCTCGGTGTATTTTGCCGGACGTTTATATGCCGTGCCTTTTTCCTTCATGTCCCAGAACGCATCACGTTCAGAGACAACCGGAATTTCAGCAAAGTTATAGAACGGTGGCGGAGATGAGGTTGCCCATTCCAGAGTACGCCCACCCCATGGATCACCAGTCAGATCGCGGTTTTTGTTACGGTCTTTGATACTGACCACCAGCTGCAGCAACTGACACATAATGCCGATCAGGATCAGCACCGCGCCACCCACGGCAATCAGCAGCATGGAATGATATTCAGGGTTAATGTCCTGACTCAGACGACGGGTCATGCCCATAAAACCTAACGCATACAGCGGCAGGAAGGCACCAAAGAAGCCGGTGATCCAGAACCAGAACGCGGCTTTGCCCAGTTTTTCATTCAGCGTGAAGCCCATCGCTTTCGGGAACCAGTAGTTGAACCCGGCCAGATAACCGAACACCACCCCACCGATGATCACGTTATGGAAATGTGCAATCAGGAACAGACTGTTATGCAGCACGAAGTTCGCACCCGGAACAGCCAGCAGCACCCCGGTCATACCACCCACGGTGAATGTCACCAGGAAACCCAGCGTCCAGAGGATCGGTGTCGTGAACTGCACTCGTCCCTGATACATGGTAAACAGCCAGTTGAATATCTTCACCCCGGTCGGGATCGAGATAACCATAGTGGCAATACCAAAGAACGCGTTCACGTTGGCACCCGCGCCCATAGTAAAGAAATGGTGCAGCCAGACGATGAACGACAGGATAGTAATCGCGACCGTAGCCCACACCAGCGAGGTATACCCGAACAGCCGTTTTTTGCAGAATGTTGCCACGACTTCAGAGAAGATACCGAATGCCGGCAGGATCAGAATATAAACTTCAGGATGACCCCAGGCCCAGATGAGATTGACATACATCATCTGGTTGCCGCCTAAATCATTGGTGAAGAAATGCGTACCGAGGTAACGATCCAGCGTCAGTAACGCAATAGTGACGGTCAGGATCGGAAATGCAGCAATAATCAGCACGTTAGAACAAAGGGCCGTCCAGGTGAACACCGGCATCTTCATCATACTCATACCCGGTGCACGCATTTTCAGGATGGTGACAAAGAAGTTCACCCCGGTCAGCAAGGTACCAATCCCCGAAATCTGCAAGCTCCAGATCCAGTAATCGACCCCAACCCCCGGACTATACTGATGCCCGGATAATGGCGGATAGGCCAGCCAACCAGTCTGCGCAAACTCACCCACCCCCAGCGAAATATTCATCAGCGCAACGCCGACAATAAACAGCCAGAAGCTCAGCGAGTTCAGGAACGGGAATGCCACATCACGCGCACCAATCTGCAATGGCACCACGATATTCATCAGCCCTACCATAAATGGCATCGCCATGAAGAAAATCATGATCACACCGTGCGCGGTGAAAATCTGATCGTAATGGTGTGCATTCAGGAAGCCTTCCGAACCGCCGGAAGCCAGCATCAGTTGCAGACGCATCATGATCGCATCGGCAAAGCCACGCAATAACATCACCATCGCCACGATGATGTACATAATGCCGATCTTCTTGTGGTCAACCGACGTCAGCCATTCCGTCCAGAGCCAGCCCCATTTTTTGTAATAGGTCATGGCAGCAACAATCATGATGCCAATCAACCCGACGACACTCAGCGTCCCCATAATAATGGGTTCGTGATACGGGATCGCTTCAAGCGTTAACTTTCCAAACATGTTTTATTCCCCGGAGCCTGAATGTGATGGCATGTGCATACCCTGCTCCATGTCGTGAGGCATTTCCTGTTGCATGCCATGACCCTCTGGTGCAGCCTGCTGATTAGCCGGAACCATAAAGCGGTTGATGATGTCCTGATACAAAGCCGGTTTCACTGCACCAAAATACTCAACCGGGTTATTCTGGGTTGCCTTGGTCAGTTCATCGTAATCGGTCAGCTGCAGTGCTTTCGGCGATTGTTTGACTTTCGATACCCACTCATCAAATTTCTCCGTCGACGTGGCATAAGCCATAAACTTCATACCCGAGAAGCCAGCACCACTGTAGTTCGCGGAGATCCCCTTATAGGCGCCCTCTTCATTTGCGATCAGATGCACTCTGTTCTGCATCCCAGCCATTGCATAAATCTGACTACCCAACTGTGGAATAAAGAATGAGTTCATCACAGAACCGGATGTCACTTTAAATTCAATCGGCACATTTGCCGGGAAGCTGATTTCATTCACCGTCGCAATGCCCTGCTCCGGATAAATAAACAGCCATTTCCAATCCAGCGAAACCGCCTGAATCACCAACGGTTTTTCTTTGGAAGCCAGCGGTGTACGGGGATCAAGTGAATGCGTTGTTTTCCAGGTGAGCGTGCCAAGAATCAAAATAATGATGAGAGGAATCGTCCAGACAACAAATTCGATTTTGTTGGAATGTGACCAGTTTGGCGAGTAGGTCGCATTTTTATTGGAAGCCCGGTATTTCCAGGCAAAAACGAAGGTCATGATAATGACCGGGATAACAACAATCAGCATAAGCCAGGTTGCAGTAAGGATCAGCGATTTTTGCTGCATCCCGACTTCACCTTTCGGATCAAGTAATGCCATATTACAGCCACTTAGCAATAATGGCATCAGCGATGGTAACAACCACCAGAACCTGTTTTTTATCATCTAACAACTCCGTCGAACGGGAATATCACATTTCCAATGTGCGTCGCCTATTGTGAAAGCTACCTGAAGCGTTGTTAATACAATGTTGTATTTTGTTTATATTTTTATGATCCATGTATGAAAAAATGATCTAACGCAATATTTTATTCCAACTTTACTTTCGTAAACGAATTCAGACCCGGACTCATAAATCACTGTCATCCTAAACTTATCTTAGACGCTCTCTCACCAGTCGCCAGTTCCGATTAGATTTACCTGCTTGCTCACAAGCAAAATAAAAACCATCAACTACGCTGTAAACAGAGAGTAATTTCAGAATGGAATAGCAAAATGCAGACTCAGATGAATGAATTGCCGATGACCAGGCAGGATTTGTCGCAGCGTCTTGCCAATTTGCACGAAATCATCCGCGGACGTTATGATTTTATCGATCGGATATCGATCGCCATCTATGACGCGAAAAACGACCTGCTGAAAACATTTGTCGGCAGTACTTCTGATGGCATCCCCCTGCAAGGTTATGAAGCACATCTTGCCGACGTGCCATCATTACAGGCACTGATCCATTCCCGGAAAAGCCGGATCGTGCAGGATATGGACGCCGTATTTAATAGCCACAGTGACCATACCGGCTGGCTACGCAGCCAGAACTATCTCAGCAGCTACACCATCCCCATTTTTCAGGGCAATCTATTCGTCGCTTTTCTGTTTTTTGATTCAAAAAAAGCCGATGCATTTCAGCAGGAGACCGTTCATTTTCTGGATGTGTTCGCTGATCTGGCGGCACATCTCTACCTGATTGAGCTGGCGGCAGTGAAATCACTGATCAATACGGTACACCTGGCTACTGATTTCGCCCGGATCAGAGATCTGGAGACAGGCAATCATTTAGATCGGATGGCAAAATATTCACGCTTGATCGCCCGTGGCGTTGCAGAGCAGTATCAGCTTAGTGATGAGTTTATTGAATACCTGCACCTTTTTGCACCTTTGCACGATATAGGAAAAGTCGGCATTCCTGACAAAGTGCTACTCAAAGCCGGAAAACTGGGGACAGCCGAGTGGGAAATCATGCAGCGGCATGTCCAGCTCGGCACCATGATGATTGACCAGATGGTCAATGATCTGGGACTTAATCTCGACAATGCTTCAGCCATTATGCGTAACATAGTGGCAGGCCATCATGAACGGGGCGATGGTTCAGGTTACCCGCAAGGATTAAAACTGGAACAGATCCCTATTGAAGCGCGAATTGTAGCTATAGCGGATGTGTATGATGCACTTTCCACTGCCCGGCCGTATAAAACAGCCTGGACAGAGGAAGATGTTATCGCCGAATTACAAAAGGAAGTCGCCGCCGGACGACTGGATGCAACATGCGTCGCCGCATTACTGAATGCCACCGAAGAACGGCTGGCGATCCAGGCCCGCTTTGCAGACCCGGTCTGATATAACGTTGGTTTTAAGCACCGGTATCTGGATTTTCATCGTTGTCATTGGTAATAATCCGGGATGCCAGCACCTTGTCGATGCGCATACCATCCATATCAACAACCTCCAGTTTCCAGCCATCCACTTCCAGAATATCGCCGGTAGCCGGAACACGTCCCAGCAATAACATCACCAGACCGCTCAACGTATGGTAACGATTGCGTTCTTCCTCCGGTAAACGCGCCAGTTGCAGGCAATCTTTTAACTCCATTACCGGGATCAGACCGTCCAGCAGCCAGGAACCATCCTCACGCTGTACGGCCCAGGCATCGTCATTATCTTCCTGATAAAACTCGCCGGTCAGAGATTCAAGCACATCCTGTACGGTGACTATGCCCTGTAACTCACTGTATTCATCAACCACAAATGCCATATGTGAACCCGATGCGCGGAAATGCTCCAGCAGCTCCATCCCACTCAACGTTTCGGGTACATAACTGCATGGCTGACATAGCGCTTCAAAATCCAGATCCAAACCTTGTACTGTCTGCGCCATGATCTGACGGGCACTGATCACACCGATCAGATCATTCAGACCACCGCGACAAACCGGAAAAGTAGAGTGTTCAGAACCTGACATTCTCAGTAAATTCACTTCCAGCGAATCCTGCAAATCAACAAACACAATATCTGCCCGCGGCACCATCAGTGAGGCAACAGCGCGATCATCCAGACGAAATACATTACGCACCATTTCATGTTCATTGCGCTCAATGGCACCGGATTCAGAACCTTCAGCCAGCATGGCATGAATTTCCTCTTCAGTGACACTGGCACCGTTATTCTGCTTAACGCCCATCAGACGGATCAGTCCGTGCGTAGATGCAGATAAGAGTAAAACAAACGGCCGCGTGATTAATGCCAGTAGTTGCATCGGGCGGGAAACCAGACAAGCGATATTTTCAGCGCTCAATTGACCCAGTCGTTTGGGAACCAACTCCCCGATGACAATAGAGGTATAGGTCACCACGACAACAACAATGACTGTTGCCGTCACACTGCTGGTCGCAGCCGATAATCCGAAATGTTGCAGCCAGACAGATAATGGCTGAGCCAGAATAGCTTCCCCAAAAATCCCGTTCAGAATACCAATAGACGTGATACCGATCTGCACTGTTGATAAGAAATTGGTTGGGTCTTCTGCCAGTTTAAGTGCTGTTTTAGCACCTTTATCACCCTCAGCGGCCTGCTTGGCTAAACGCGCCTTGCGGGCGGTGACAATGGCAATCTCTGACATAGCAAAGACACCGTTCAATACAATCAGACCAATCAGTATAAAAAATTCCATAACCGCCAAATCAATAACATATGTAAATATGATGTTAGCCGATCTCCCTCCAACCTGCTATCACCAGTTAACCAGTGAAAAAATGCATTTCGTCGAAAATATCAGCAAACAAACCACAAAATGCTAAAATTTGGCTTTCACATCTAGACGCGGCCCCGGATTTCATTATAATCCCGCCTCGTTGAATACGTGTGCCGGCTTAGCTCAGTTGGTAGAGCAACTGACTTGTAATCAGTAGGTCATCAGTTCGATTCCGATAGCCGGCACCATTCAACCCAAGCCCAGATAGCTCAGTCGGTAGAGCAGCGGATTGAAAATCCGCGTGTCCGTGGTTCGATTCCGCGTCTGGGCACCATCATTCTGAAGCCTCGCAGCAATGCGGGGCTTTGTTGTTTTTATCCCCCGTAAATCTCATGGTTTTGATTTTGACTCCGGCAGTAAAATCGTTATACTGCGCCGGTCATTGGGGAGTAGCCTCCTTTAGGGTTTGCATCAACAGACTTGACCCTCACGGTCATGGTGCAAACAGTGATTCGTCATTAAAACGGATACACCTGGCAAGACCTTTGACCATACCCTGTGCGGCCGGACAGGTGTGTGGTCAATGGAAGTTTTCCGGCCATGGAGTATCAAGTGTCTGCTTTTATCATTTCCACCGGTATCGTGGCTCTGGCTGAGATTGGCGATAAAACCCAGTTGTTAGCATTTATTCTTGCCGCCAAATTCAAAAAACCTGTTCCTATTATTCTGGGAATTCTGATTGCCACCCTGGCCAATCATGGTTTTGCCGGTGCAATCGGTGCCTGGTTAACCTCGCTGGCTGATTCTGAAACAATGGGACTGATTCTGGGTGTGTCATTCATAGCTATGGCAATATGGACACTGATCCCCGATAAATTTGACGAAGCAGATGCCAAACTGGCTCATTTCGGTATATTTTGCACAACCCTGGTTGCATTTTTTATCGCTGAAATGGGTGATAAGACACAGGTAGCGACTGTTGCGCTGGCAGCAAAATATCAGGCATTGCTCCCTGTGGTTGCAGGAACAACGTTCGGGATGATGTTAGCCAATGTACCGGCCGTCTTACTCGGCAAAAAAATCGCCAACAGAATTCCGGTCAGATTAGTGCATGGTATCGCAGCCTCAATTTTTGCCGTCCTTGGGGTAGCCACATTATTGGCAACAATGAAGCCGGAACTGTTCAGCTTTCTTGCTTTCAATTAACCAGCCAATGATCCAGCCGGAATTATTCCGGACGAATCACCATGTCATTTTCAGATGCTGCAACAGACCTGCAGCATCTGTCAGTGCGTGCTGCTGCCATTTTCCCAGCTTTTTCCGCCACGGTTCCGGTAGCATTAATTCCTGCTGAAACTGACTTTCCAGCAGATAATAATCATGAAGCACTCCCAGTCGTTGCTGTAACTGAATCAGCGCGGGTAAACGACGACACTGCTTCTCTGTCAGCACCGGCGCAAAGCCTTCCCCCCAGTAACGGAGTCGTTTTACCTGTAGCCGTAATGAATGCCAGTCAGTGACCGGGGATGTCACCAGCAAATCTGCTGTTGCAATCAGTACTCGCTTTTCCAGCTTGCGCATCTGTGCCCTTGCCGCAGACTGCAATACGTTTTTGCGTTTATTGCTGAGCTTTTTACTCCACTCCCGCTCTACCTGTGACAAGATTTCCGACAAATAAATTTCCTGCAACCCGACGAGTAATTTTGCCCGTGAAGCCGTCAATTTATTCGCTAAAAACAAAACCTGCGTTTCACCAGTTTCCGTTTCCGTACGCAACGACTCTGCCAGTCCGAGCGCAACTTCAAGATCACGATCTGCCCCCGTTAATTTTGCGGCTCCCCCCAATTGCTCCCGCTGTTTCCTCAGTACACGACTACGCGGAAACAGCCCCAGCAATACCCGCTGACTACGCAAGCTGATCCGTAAATCATGCAATGCTTCAGGATCATCGGAATCAACCAGACGTACCAGCGCCTGCGCGGCATTGTCAGACAGTTCTGAGAAATGAGATGAAAGTGCCCGGCTGAACGATCCGCCTACTTTTCTATCCTTGCTTTTCTTCATCACCGAAAAATTCCCGGATGCTGCGTTCTTTCTTGTTGTTCAAGTATCGTTCAAATCCGGAACTCTATATGGAAAATGCGTGTTCCTGCGTAATGAGAGGTGCATCACACTGCAAATTTGATGGTACAAAAATCCAGTTTATGTGTTTTATTTCCGATTTTTTCCCTTTCCGGATCTCCCGATAATGGCGCTGCTTAATGGGGAACCGCGATATCAGTACATGGACGTTACTGAATCGCATCATTCAGGAACATCGGGGACAAACCGTCACCGGGAACTATTGGGAATCACTATGATTACTAACCTCATCAATGAAAAACTGATATGCCTCGATTTGCAGGCAACCACCAAGGACGCCGTATTTCGTGAAATGATCGATCTGCTGGCGGTTCAGGGGAAAGTCAGTGATAAACTGCTGTTTTTACAAGACGTGCAGGCACGTGAAGCCATTGGCAATACCGGTTTCGAAGACGGTGTCGCGTTACCTCATGCTAAGAGTTCTGCCGTTTCAGAACCTGCAGTTGTAGTCGGGATCAGCCGCAAAGGCATTGAATACGGTGCTGAAGATGGCAAACCATCGAAACTGTTTTTCATGATTGCCTCACCTGCTGGTGGTGCTGATCATCACATCACCGTATTGGCTGAACTCTCCTCCAAACTGATTGAACCGGGCTTTTTTGATGCCATCATGGCAGCAAAATCCAGTCGTGATGCGCTGGCACTGTTAACAGCAAAAGCAGCACCGGTAGCCGAACCAATGGGTGAAAGCAAAGGCTTTCTGATTGGCGTCACCGGCTGTCCGACCGGTATTGCGCATACCTATCTGGCGGCGGAAGCTCTGGAAAAGGCCGCGAAAGAATTAGGGTACAAAATTAAAGTTGAAACCAACGGTTCCATCGGTGTGAAGAACGCACCTACCGCAGAAGAAATCGCTCGGGCTGATGCGATTATCGTCGGCAGTGACAAGCAGGTCGATATGCACCGCTTTGCCGGCAAGAAAGTCATTAAAACCGGTGTTAAAGCACCGATTAAAGATGCCAAAGGCTTAATCAGACAGGCATTGACCGCAGCACCTTATCAGCCGCAGGGAAATGCGACACCGGCCGAGGGTTCCAAATCCAGCCAGGCCCGCTCCAATCTCTATCGTTTCCTGATGAACGGTGTGTCACATATGATCCCGTTTGTTGTCACCGGGGGTCTGTTGATTGCGTTGTCACTGGCAATCGGCGGTGATCCGACACCAGGTGGCATGGCTATCCCTGAAGGCAGTATGTGGAATTCTGTGCTGAACGTTGGCGTCGTTGCGTTCAAGCTGATGATCCCGATTCTGGCCGGTTATATTGCTTACGCGATTGGTGATCGCCCTGCCCTTGCCCCTGGTTTTATCGGTGGCTGGATTGCCAATGACGGCTCGTTCTACGGTGCCACTGCCGGAACCGGCTTTATCGGGGCGATTGTGGCCGGTCTGTTGGTAGGCTATTTCGTCCGTTGGATTGCAACCCGGGACTACAACAAATTGTTGCGTCCACTGGTACCTATCCTGATTGCACCACTGTCCGGCACCTTGTTTATCGCTGCGATTTTTATCTTCATCATCGGTGCACCCATTGCGGGTCTGATGACCGGAATGACCAACATGCTGGTTTCCATGAGTGGTGGCAGCCTGGTGTTGCTGGGCATCGTGATTGGCGGTATGGCGGGCTTTGATATGGGTGGTCCGGTCAACAAAGTCGCCTTCCTGTTCTCTGTCGGCATGATCGCATCTGGTCAGACACAGTTTATGGGGGCAATGGCCTGTGCTATCCCGGTTGCTCCGCTGGGTATGGGTCTGGCTACCTTCCTGGGTCGTAAAATGGATCTGTTTGACAAAGACGAAATCGAAGCCGGTAAAGCGGCCGGTGCCATGGGTCTGGTTGGTATTTCTGAAGGCGCTATCCCGTTTGCCGCACAGGATCCGCTGGCTGTTATTCCTGCCAACATGCTGGGCAGCATCGTTGCCGCAGTGATGGCGTTCGTATTCGGTGTGACCAACTCTGTCGCACACGGTGGTCCTATTGTGGCGCTGCTGGGTGCCATGAATAAACCGCTGCTGGCACTGGCTGCCATGGCAGCTGGCGCAATCACCACCGCAGTCGTTGCTATCACGCTGAAAAAAATCAAAGCCGCGAAAGCTACAGTAGCTAACGCAGCCTGATCGCTGAATATATAACTGATAAGCAATTGGTCTGACAGCCCCCCTGTCAGGCCAATTTTTTCATAAGGGTTTTATCTGATTTCTACCGGTAAACGCTTTGGCCCCCACGTTCCGGGCTGATTTTCAAATACACCGGCAATTTTTGCCCCGCAATGCTGGCAACAACCATCATGTATCGCCCAACTGCCCAGACGATAATAATCCCGTTCAATCACTAATTTCCCGCAGGACGGACACCAGGTACTGCCATCGGCCACATCATGCACATTCCCGACATAGACATAATGCAGACCATGCGCCTTGGCGATATCACGCGCCTGCAGCAGAGATGCCATTGAGGTAGACGGTTTATCCAGCATATGAAAATCCGGGTGGAATGCAGTGAAATGCAAAGGCACATCCGGCCCCAGTTCATCAGCAATCCAGCGGCACATGGCCTCTAACTCTTCTGCCGAATCATTTTCACCGGGGATCAACAAGGTCGTCAGTTCAAACCAGACTTTGGTTTCCTGTTTCAGATAACGCAGCGTATCCAGCACCGGTGCCAGATGCCCGCCACAAATCCGGTGATAAAACGACTCAGTGAACCCTTTGAGATCCAC is a window from the Tolumonas auensis DSM 9187 genome containing:
- a CDS encoding cytochrome o ubiquinol oxidase subunit III, which translates into the protein MSVETLHHQSVHAGEHEHHDSGSNSVFGFWIYLMSDCILFATLFATYAVLSGSFAGGPTGKDIFELPYVLTETFCLLISSFTYGMAMLAMNRGEQSSVMKWLAVTFFFGAAFIGMEINEFSHLISEGYGPDRSAFLSGFFALIGTHGLHVFSGLVWMIVLMIQVAQNGLTTTNQTRLMCLSLFWHFLDIVWICVFTVVYLMGVL
- the cyoA gene encoding ubiquinol oxidase subunit II; translation: MIKNRFWWLLPSLMPLLLSGCNMALLDPKGEVGMQQKSLILTATWLMLIVVIPVIIMTFVFAWKYRASNKNATYSPNWSHSNKIEFVVWTIPLIIILILGTLTWKTTHSLDPRTPLASKEKPLVIQAVSLDWKWLFIYPEQGIATVNEISFPANVPIEFKVTSGSVMNSFFIPQLGSQIYAMAGMQNRVHLIANEEGAYKGISANYSGAGFSGMKFMAYATSTEKFDEWVSKVKQSPKALQLTDYDELTKATQNNPVEYFGAVKPALYQDIINRFMVPANQQAAPEGHGMQQEMPHDMEQGMHMPSHSGSGE
- a CDS encoding HD domain-containing phosphohydrolase produces the protein MQTQMNELPMTRQDLSQRLANLHEIIRGRYDFIDRISIAIYDAKNDLLKTFVGSTSDGIPLQGYEAHLADVPSLQALIHSRKSRIVQDMDAVFNSHSDHTGWLRSQNYLSSYTIPIFQGNLFVAFLFFDSKKADAFQQETVHFLDVFADLAAHLYLIELAAVKSLINTVHLATDFARIRDLETGNHLDRMAKYSRLIARGVAEQYQLSDEFIEYLHLFAPLHDIGKVGIPDKVLLKAGKLGTAEWEIMQRHVQLGTMMIDQMVNDLGLNLDNASAIMRNIVAGHHERGDGSGYPQGLKLEQIPIEARIVAIADVYDALSTARPYKTAWTEEDVIAELQKEVAAGRLDATCVAALLNATEERLAIQARFADPV
- a CDS encoding TMEM165/GDT1 family protein, yielding MSAFIISTGIVALAEIGDKTQLLAFILAAKFKKPVPIILGILIATLANHGFAGAIGAWLTSLADSETMGLILGVSFIAMAIWTLIPDKFDEADAKLAHFGIFCTTLVAFFIAEMGDKTQVATVALAAKYQALLPVVAGTTFGMMLANVPAVLLGKKIANRIPVRLVHGIAASIFAVLGVATLLATMKPELFSFLAFN
- a CDS encoding CHAD domain-containing protein yields the protein MKKSKDRKVGGSFSRALSSHFSELSDNAAQALVRLVDSDDPEALHDLRISLRSQRVLLGLFPRSRVLRKQREQLGGAAKLTGADRDLEVALGLAESLRTETETGETQVLFLANKLTASRAKLLVGLQEIYLSEILSQVEREWSKKLSNKRKNVLQSAARAQMRKLEKRVLIATADLLVTSPVTDWHSLRLQVKRLRYWGEGFAPVLTEKQCRRLPALIQLQQRLGVLHDYYLLESQFQQELMLPEPWRKKLGKWQQHALTDAAGLLQHLKMTW
- a CDS encoding PTS fructose transporter subunit IIABC; its protein translation is MITNLINEKLICLDLQATTKDAVFREMIDLLAVQGKVSDKLLFLQDVQAREAIGNTGFEDGVALPHAKSSAVSEPAVVVGISRKGIEYGAEDGKPSKLFFMIASPAGGADHHITVLAELSSKLIEPGFFDAIMAAKSSRDALALLTAKAAPVAEPMGESKGFLIGVTGCPTGIAHTYLAAEALEKAAKELGYKIKVETNGSIGVKNAPTAEEIARADAIIVGSDKQVDMHRFAGKKVIKTGVKAPIKDAKGLIRQALTAAPYQPQGNATPAEGSKSSQARSNLYRFLMNGVSHMIPFVVTGGLLIALSLAIGGDPTPGGMAIPEGSMWNSVLNVGVVAFKLMIPILAGYIAYAIGDRPALAPGFIGGWIANDGSFYGATAGTGFIGAIVAGLLVGYFVRWIATRDYNKLLRPLVPILIAPLSGTLFIAAIFIFIIGAPIAGLMTGMTNMLVSMSGGSLVLLGIVIGGMAGFDMGGPVNKVAFLFSVGMIASGQTQFMGAMACAIPVAPLGMGLATFLGRKMDLFDKDEIEAGKAAGAMGLVGISEGAIPFAAQDPLAVIPANMLGSIVAAVMAFVFGVTNSVAHGGPIVALLGAMNKPLLALAAMAAGAITTAVVAITLKKIKAAKATVANAA
- the cyoB gene encoding cytochrome o ubiquinol oxidase subunit I — its product is MFGKLTLEAIPYHEPIIMGTLSVVGLIGIMIVAAMTYYKKWGWLWTEWLTSVDHKKIGIMYIIVAMVMLLRGFADAIMMRLQLMLASGGSEGFLNAHHYDQIFTAHGVIMIFFMAMPFMVGLMNIVVPLQIGARDVAFPFLNSLSFWLFIVGVALMNISLGVGEFAQTGWLAYPPLSGHQYSPGVGVDYWIWSLQISGIGTLLTGVNFFVTILKMRAPGMSMMKMPVFTWTALCSNVLIIAAFPILTVTIALLTLDRYLGTHFFTNDLGGNQMMYVNLIWAWGHPEVYILILPAFGIFSEVVATFCKKRLFGYTSLVWATVAITILSFIVWLHHFFTMGAGANVNAFFGIATMVISIPTGVKIFNWLFTMYQGRVQFTTPILWTLGFLVTFTVGGMTGVLLAVPGANFVLHNSLFLIAHFHNVIIGGVVFGYLAGFNYWFPKAMGFTLNEKLGKAAFWFWITGFFGAFLPLYALGFMGMTRRLSQDINPEYHSMLLIAVGGAVLILIGIMCQLLQLVVSIKDRNKNRDLTGDPWGGRTLEWATSSPPPFYNFAEIPVVSERDAFWDMKEKGTAYKRPAKYTEIHMPKNTGAGVIISLFSLIMGFALIWYIWWLAIVGFVGVIATWITYSFNKDVDYYVPADVVKKTEDEHFAKMNQAEVKHVG
- a CDS encoding hemolysin family protein, with translation MEFFILIGLIVLNGVFAMSEIAIVTARKARLAKQAAEGDKGAKTALKLAEDPTNFLSTVQIGITSIGILNGIFGEAILAQPLSVWLQHFGLSAATSSVTATVIVVVVVTYTSIVIGELVPKRLGQLSAENIACLVSRPMQLLALITRPFVLLLSASTHGLIRLMGVKQNNGASVTEEEIHAMLAEGSESGAIERNEHEMVRNVFRLDDRAVASLMVPRADIVFVDLQDSLEVNLLRMSGSEHSTFPVCRGGLNDLIGVISARQIMAQTVQGLDLDFEALCQPCSYVPETLSGMELLEHFRASGSHMAFVVDEYSELQGIVTVQDVLESLTGEFYQEDNDDAWAVQREDGSWLLDGLIPVMELKDCLQLARLPEEERNRYHTLSGLVMLLLGRVPATGDILEVDGWKLEVVDMDGMRIDKVLASRIITNDNDENPDTGA